The following are encoded together in the Poseidonibacter lekithochrous genome:
- a CDS encoding substrate-binding domain-containing protein — MIYKSIILSFLLLFSFSNLFAKDHKPTLLFYCGITMVKPMKEIAKIIEKKYHCNIKISQGGSKDLYESLKFSKKGDLYLPGSDSYRKNNLKDGLLLEGTYIGYNQASIFVQKNNPLNIKDLEDFVNEDLNSILCNPQSGSIGRVTKKIFTTYKNIDFFEEAFDNAVEIGIDSRNINQALITKRVDLAINWKATAFWHENSKYIDVIQIDEKYAPKKKLVINLLKFSKHKDIARDFMSYASSLEGQEIMHKYGFR; from the coding sequence ATGATTTATAAATCTATAATATTATCTTTTTTACTTCTATTTAGCTTTTCAAACCTCTTTGCTAAAGATCACAAACCAACACTACTTTTTTATTGTGGAATTACAATGGTTAAACCCATGAAAGAAATCGCAAAGATAATTGAAAAAAAATATCACTGTAATATAAAGATATCTCAAGGTGGTTCAAAAGATTTATATGAATCTTTGAAGTTTTCAAAAAAAGGAGATTTATATCTTCCTGGAAGTGATTCGTATAGAAAAAACAATCTTAAAGATGGTCTTTTATTAGAGGGTACTTACATAGGATACAACCAAGCTTCTATTTTTGTTCAAAAAAACAATCCTTTAAATATAAAAGATTTAGAAGATTTTGTAAATGAAGATTTAAACTCAATATTATGTAATCCACAATCTGGAAGTATAGGTCGAGTAACAAAAAAAATATTCACTACCTATAAAAATATTGACTTTTTTGAAGAAGCATTTGATAATGCTGTTGAGATTGGTATTGACTCAAGAAATATAAATCAAGCTCTTATTACTAAAAGAGTAGATTTAGCAATAAACTGGAAAGCCACTGCTTTTTGGCATGAAAATAGTAAATATATTGATGTAATTCAAATAGATGAAAAATATGCTCCTAAAAAGAAATTAGTAATTAATCTTCTAAAATTTTCAAAACACAAAGATATAGCAAGAGATTTTATGAGTTATGCAAGCTCACTTGAAGGTCAAGAAATCATGCATAAATATGGTTTTAGATAA
- a CDS encoding sensor histidine kinase, translated as MIGNIAHQWRQPLSAISSTASSMLLQLQLDLLEKKDIEKSYNSIIKYSDFLSQTVEDFRSFFKENKQKEEFDMIKTLHNTITITSATYKDAAIQIAYNFDVEELYAYGFANELSQVYLNILSNAKDILKNSEDQNKIVKIRAYENDNFNVVEIIDNAGGINEEIIDKIFDPYFTTKHQSQGTGIGLYMSKEIIEKHMSGQLTAHNTKFKFQSKEYIGACFKIELPRL; from the coding sequence ATGATAGGAAATATAGCTCACCAATGGAGACAACCACTATCAGCAATTTCTTCAACTGCTTCATCAATGTTATTACAACTACAATTAGACTTATTAGAGAAAAAAGATATTGAAAAGTCTTATAATTCAATAATAAAATATTCTGATTTCTTATCTCAAACAGTTGAAGACTTTAGAAGTTTTTTCAAAGAGAATAAACAAAAAGAAGAGTTTGATATGATAAAAACTCTACACAATACAATAACAATAACAAGTGCCACATACAAAGATGCTGCAATTCAAATAGCATATAACTTTGATGTTGAAGAATTATATGCTTATGGTTTTGCAAATGAATTAAGTCAGGTTTATTTAAATATTTTAAGTAATGCAAAAGATATTCTAAAAAATAGTGAAGACCAAAATAAGATAGTAAAAATCCGAGCTTATGAAAATGATAATTTTAATGTGGTTGAAATTATTGATAATGCAGGTGGGATAAATGAAGAAATCATTGATAAAATATTTGATCCTTATTTTACAACAAAACATCAATCACAAGGAACAGGAATTGGTCTTTATATGAGTAAAGAAATCATAGAGAAACACATGAGTGGGCAATTGACAGCCCACAATACAAAGTTCAAATTTCAATCAAAAGAGTATATTGGAGCCTGTTTTAAGATAGAATTACCTAGGCTTTAA